In a single window of the Thermostichus vulcanus str. 'Rupite' genome:
- a CDS encoding Uma2 family endonuclease, whose amino-acid sequence MLLELQRIHVPSGQRVILQDISWQEFETILDELGDHRRVRLAYDDGLLEMMIPLPEHEDDKEIIGDLIKALLEELDIEFRSLGSTTFKKPTTQGLEPDQCFYIQNEATIRGKKRIDLAVDPPPDLAIEIDISSRTHPSIYEALQVPELWRFDQGNLQINRLNFGKYQEVLESPNFPGLDLKQMIPHYLKESKTLGRNKVLKAFRQRVREQIQLS is encoded by the coding sequence ATGCTATTAGAGTTACAGCGAATCCATGTTCCATCGGGTCAGCGAGTTATTTTACAAGATATCTCTTGGCAAGAATTTGAGACTATCTTGGATGAATTGGGAGATCATCGGAGAGTTCGATTAGCCTATGACGATGGGCTGCTGGAGATGATGATACCGTTGCCGGAGCATGAAGATGATAAAGAGATTATTGGTGATTTGATCAAGGCATTGTTAGAAGAGTTAGATATCGAGTTTCGTAGCTTAGGGTCAACAACCTTCAAAAAACCCACCACTCAAGGACTGGAACCAGATCAATGTTTCTATATTCAGAATGAAGCAACAATTCGCGGCAAGAAACGCATTGATTTAGCGGTCGATCCACCTCCCGATCTGGCGATCGAGATTGATATTAGCTCTCGAACTCATCCCAGTATTTATGAAGCCTTGCAGGTGCCAGAGCTCTGGCGATTTGACCAAGGAAATCTGCAAATTAACAGACTGAACTTTGGCAAATATCAGGAAGTACTGGAAAGCCCCAATTTCCCAGGCTTAGATCTGAAGCAAATGATTCCCCATTACTTGAAAGAAAGTAAAACCTTGGGTAGA
- a CDS encoding TrkA C-terminal domain-containing protein, protein MRIAHMITHPAAVDLLEEKFSRGLLNEQLAEIEMQLLDLEISTGSPLAGQTIGQLEVRGKQTFLIVAVRRADGTAVSHPPRELVLQAGDRVVVLGYRDDIPQFVQRYSQRRELKYRGAQS, encoded by the coding sequence TTGCGCATCGCCCATATGATCACCCATCCAGCAGCCGTAGATTTGCTAGAAGAGAAATTCTCCCGCGGGCTTCTCAACGAACAACTGGCGGAAATCGAGATGCAACTCCTGGATCTGGAGATCAGCACCGGTTCTCCCTTGGCGGGGCAAACGATCGGACAATTGGAGGTACGGGGCAAACAAACCTTTTTGATCGTGGCGGTACGGCGGGCGGATGGAACAGCCGTGTCTCATCCTCCACGGGAGCTGGTGTTGCAAGCAGGGGATCGGGTGGTGGTGTTGGGATATCGGGATGACATTCCCCAATTTGTACAGCGCTACAGCCAGCGACGGGAGCTGAAGTATCGGGGGGCACAGAGTTAG
- a CDS encoding DUF3531 family protein → MQVEFRECDPANLWIWFEFTDPPVKAELEYLNEVLESWYVLGKLGGFNAESLIAQETDGELSYLEYPDESDPLPSLMHNMGSLEEQENWARCWFDLGTADALALDVLINALRTLSREYINLIRVIIGGQNEDWPTVDLEEADRYEHNGYVQDHFGEEGDLE, encoded by the coding sequence ATGCAGGTGGAGTTTCGGGAATGTGATCCGGCAAATCTTTGGATCTGGTTTGAATTTACGGATCCGCCGGTGAAAGCAGAACTGGAGTACCTCAACGAAGTCTTGGAATCTTGGTATGTGCTGGGCAAACTGGGAGGGTTCAATGCCGAGTCCTTAATCGCCCAAGAAACCGATGGGGAGTTGAGCTACCTAGAGTACCCGGATGAGTCGGATCCCTTGCCCTCCCTGATGCACAACATGGGATCCCTGGAGGAGCAGGAGAATTGGGCCCGCTGTTGGTTTGATCTGGGCACTGCCGATGCCTTGGCGTTGGATGTGTTGATCAATGCCTTGCGCACCCTCAGCCGGGAGTACATCAACCTCATCCGGGTGATCATCGGCGGACAAAACGAGGACTGGCCCACTGTTGACCTAGAAGAAGCCGATCGCTATGAACACAATGGCTACGTTCAGGATCACTTTGGAGAAGAAGGGGATCTGGAATAG
- a CDS encoding sulfatase translates to MNFQEIAKTGSGERPNILLIVLDTQRADRLSCYWSEAERAKRTPTSPNLDRLASESTLFERAIAPAQWTIPSHASMFTGEYPSTHQTVQADIELSPSFPTLAELLKFSGYSTVGFCNNPLVGILKNGLRRGFETFYNYGGALPTRPAEGNPLPQPFNRLIAAYTQFWRKLSYPVQNAFARSDRLFQLALHPWLVPLWTRLVNFKGNTAASIADLNRYLQQMARRQSDPRSANQPFFCFVNLMEPHLPYWPPEPFVQQFAPYFKSNRAARDFLRQYNVQPYRWMAPLPEPLSPLQAQVLSDIYDAEVAYQDHLLGSVFETLRHTGLERNTLVAVVADHGEGLGEHQFVGHAFVVYEELIRVPLLLRYPGHIPAGERIATPVSTRRLFHTLLEAAGFSPSLSLSQNRAPRVSLKIRREIARLSLARTLAGEDPEQGTVLSEAFPPHILIRAMENRDDQLLQERACYATRRALYEGSTKLIQTGETPSLYNLETDPEELRDLLSAGAWDTDSGTSLSTWLTRLQQGLKQWLAWAESRRPASAPRKVDVESDADLVRRMQELGYLE, encoded by the coding sequence GTGAATTTTCAAGAAATAGCGAAAACTGGCTCGGGAGAGCGTCCAAATATTTTGTTGATTGTCTTGGATACGCAGCGGGCGGATCGGCTTTCCTGTTATTGGTCGGAAGCAGAGCGGGCCAAACGCACCCCTACCAGCCCCAATCTGGATCGACTGGCATCGGAGTCCACCCTATTTGAGCGGGCCATCGCCCCGGCCCAGTGGACGATCCCCTCCCATGCCTCCATGTTTACGGGAGAATACCCCAGCACTCACCAAACGGTACAGGCGGATATTGAGCTCAGTCCCTCCTTTCCCACATTGGCGGAGCTGCTGAAGTTTAGCGGCTACTCAACCGTGGGGTTTTGCAATAACCCCTTGGTCGGGATCCTGAAAAATGGCCTCAGGCGCGGATTTGAAACCTTCTACAACTATGGGGGTGCCCTACCCACCCGCCCTGCCGAAGGCAACCCCCTGCCCCAGCCCTTCAATCGGCTGATCGCGGCCTATACCCAGTTTTGGCGCAAGCTCTCTTACCCAGTCCAAAATGCCTTTGCCCGCTCGGATCGGCTGTTCCAGTTGGCACTGCACCCCTGGCTGGTGCCCCTTTGGACGCGCTTGGTCAATTTCAAGGGCAATACCGCCGCCTCGATTGCCGATTTGAACCGCTACCTGCAGCAGATGGCCCGCCGCCAGTCGGATCCCCGCTCGGCCAACCAGCCTTTCTTCTGTTTCGTCAATTTGATGGAGCCGCACCTGCCCTATTGGCCACCAGAGCCGTTTGTGCAACAATTTGCTCCCTATTTCAAAAGCAACCGCGCTGCCCGCGACTTTTTGCGACAGTATAACGTGCAGCCCTACCGTTGGATGGCGCCCTTGCCAGAGCCCCTCTCCCCTCTCCAAGCGCAGGTGCTCAGCGATATCTACGATGCAGAGGTGGCCTATCAAGATCATCTCCTCGGATCCGTTTTTGAAACCCTCCGCCATACTGGCTTGGAGCGCAATACGCTGGTGGCGGTGGTGGCGGATCATGGGGAGGGCTTGGGAGAACACCAGTTTGTCGGGCATGCCTTTGTGGTCTACGAAGAACTGATCCGGGTGCCCTTACTGCTGCGCTATCCCGGCCATATTCCCGCTGGCGAACGCATTGCCACACCGGTTTCCACCCGCCGGCTGTTCCATACGCTTTTGGAAGCCGCAGGCTTTAGTCCTAGCCTTTCTCTCAGCCAAAACCGCGCCCCACGGGTTAGCCTGAAGATCCGCCGCGAGATTGCCCGCCTCAGTTTGGCCCGCACCCTGGCTGGGGAGGATCCCGAGCAGGGAACGGTGCTAAGCGAAGCCTTCCCGCCCCACATTTTGATTCGGGCCATGGAAAACCGGGATGACCAATTGCTGCAGGAGCGAGCCTGTTACGCCACCCGCCGCGCCCTTTATGAGGGATCCACCAAACTTATCCAGACGGGAGAAACCCCTAGCCTCTATAACCTGGAAACGGATCCAGAGGAACTGCGAGATTTGTTGTCAGCAGGGGCGTGGGATACAGACTCAGGCACTTCCCTGTCCACGTGGCTAACCCGGCTGCAACAGGGGCTGAAGCAATGGTTAGCGTGGGCCGAGTCACGGCGGCCTGCCAGCGCCCCCCGCAAGGTGGATGTGGAGAGCGATGCGGACTTGGTACGGCGGATGCAGGAGTTGGGCTACTTGGAATAG